A region of Streptomyces sp. TG1A-60 DNA encodes the following proteins:
- a CDS encoding 3-hydroxyacyl-CoA dehydrogenase NAD-binding domain-containing protein — protein sequence MTDSTTIRWEQDRTGLVTLVLDDPNQSANTMNQAFRDSLAVTTDRLEAERDTIRGVIITSAKKTFFAGGDLRDLIRVTPDTARQLFDGGLEIKRHLRRIETLGKPVVAALNGAALGGGYELALACHHRIALDTPGSKIGCPEVTLGLLPGGGGVVRTVRLLGIADALLKVLLQGTQYTPRRALQNGLIHEVAATQDELMDKARAFIDANPESRQPWDEPGYRIPGGTPAHPGFAANLPAFPATLRKQTGGAPYPAPRNILAAAVEGAQVDFETAQVVEARYFVELAAGQTSKNMIQAFFFDLQAVNSGASRPRGIEPRQVRKAAVLGAGMMGAGIAYSCARAGIEVVLKDVSLEAAAKGKGYAEKLCAKAVSRGRTTQEKADALLARIIPTADPADLAGCDAVIEAVFENTELKHEVFQQIETVVAPDALLCSNTSTLPITELAKGVARQSDFIGLHFFSPVDKMPLVEIIKGVQTGDEALARAFDLVRQIRKTPIVVNDSRGFFTSRVIGHFLNEGVAMVGEGIEPASVEQAAAQAGYPAKVLSLMDELTLTLPRKIRAESRRAVEEAGGTWVAHPAEAVIDRMVDEYGRAGRSGGAGFYDYGPDGRRARLWPGLREHFTEPGYRIPFRDMQERMLFSEALETVRLLEEGVLTSVPDANIGSLFGIGFPGWTGGVLQYINGYEGGLAGFVIRARELADRYGDRFTPPALLVEKAERGERFGDG from the coding sequence ATGACCGACAGCACAACCATCCGCTGGGAACAGGACCGCACGGGCCTCGTCACCCTCGTCCTCGACGACCCGAACCAGTCCGCGAACACCATGAACCAGGCGTTCCGCGATTCCCTCGCGGTGACCACCGACCGTCTGGAGGCCGAGCGGGACACCATCCGCGGCGTCATCATCACCTCCGCCAAGAAGACCTTCTTCGCCGGCGGTGACCTCCGCGACCTCATCCGGGTCACCCCCGACACCGCGCGGCAGCTGTTCGACGGCGGCCTGGAGATCAAGCGCCACCTGCGGCGCATCGAGACCCTGGGCAAGCCGGTCGTCGCGGCGCTCAACGGCGCGGCCCTGGGCGGCGGTTACGAACTGGCCCTCGCCTGCCACCACCGCATCGCCCTCGACACCCCCGGCTCCAAGATCGGCTGCCCCGAGGTCACTCTCGGCCTGCTGCCCGGAGGCGGCGGCGTCGTCCGTACCGTACGGCTGCTGGGCATCGCCGACGCCCTGCTGAAGGTGCTGCTCCAGGGCACCCAGTACACCCCGAGGCGCGCCCTGCAGAACGGCCTCATCCACGAAGTGGCCGCCACGCAGGACGAGTTGATGGACAAGGCCCGCGCCTTCATCGACGCCAACCCCGAGTCGCGGCAGCCCTGGGACGAGCCCGGCTACCGCATCCCCGGCGGCACCCCCGCCCACCCCGGGTTCGCGGCGAATCTGCCCGCCTTCCCGGCCACCCTGCGCAAGCAGACGGGCGGCGCCCCCTATCCGGCGCCGCGCAACATCCTCGCCGCCGCCGTCGAGGGCGCCCAGGTCGACTTCGAGACCGCCCAGGTCGTCGAAGCCCGCTACTTCGTGGAACTGGCCGCCGGGCAGACCTCGAAGAACATGATCCAGGCCTTCTTCTTCGACCTCCAGGCCGTCAACTCCGGCGCGAGCCGCCCCAGGGGCATCGAGCCCCGCCAGGTCCGCAAGGCCGCCGTGCTCGGCGCCGGCATGATGGGCGCGGGCATCGCGTACTCGTGCGCCCGCGCGGGCATCGAGGTCGTCCTCAAGGACGTGTCCCTCGAAGCGGCGGCGAAGGGCAAGGGCTACGCGGAGAAGCTCTGCGCGAAGGCGGTGTCCAGGGGCCGCACCACCCAGGAGAAGGCCGACGCCCTCCTGGCCCGCATCATCCCCACCGCCGACCCGGCCGACCTCGCGGGCTGCGACGCCGTCATCGAGGCCGTCTTCGAGAACACCGAACTCAAGCACGAGGTCTTCCAGCAGATCGAGACGGTGGTGGCACCGGACGCCCTCCTGTGCAGCAACACATCGACCCTCCCCATCACCGAGCTCGCCAAGGGGGTCGCCCGCCAGTCCGACTTCATCGGCCTGCACTTCTTCTCGCCCGTCGACAAGATGCCGCTGGTAGAGATCATCAAGGGCGTACAGACGGGCGACGAGGCCCTGGCCCGCGCCTTCGACCTAGTCCGCCAGATCAGGAAGACCCCGATCGTCGTCAACGACTCACGAGGCTTCTTCACCTCCCGTGTCATCGGCCATTTCCTCAACGAGGGTGTCGCGATGGTCGGCGAGGGCATCGAGCCGGCGTCCGTCGAGCAGGCGGCGGCCCAGGCGGGTTACCCCGCCAAGGTCCTCTCCCTCATGGACGAGCTGACCCTCACACTGCCCCGCAAGATCCGCGCGGAGTCCCGACGGGCCGTCGAGGAGGCGGGCGGCACGTGGGTCGCCCACCCCGCCGAGGCCGTCATCGACCGCATGGTCGACGAGTACGGCCGCGCGGGCCGCAGCGGTGGCGCCGGGTTCTACGACTACGGTCCCGACGGCCGCCGCGCCAGGCTCTGGCCCGGCCTGCGCGAGCACTTCACCGAGCCGGGGTACCGGATCCCCTTCCGGGACATGCAGGAGCGCATGCTCTTCTCGGAGGCCCTGGAGACCGTCCGGCTCCTGGAGGAGGGAGTGCTGACCTCCGTCCCCGACGCCAACATCGGCTCCCTCTTCGGCATCGGCTTCCCCGGCTGGACCGGTGGCGTCCTGCAGTACATCAACGGCTACGAGGGCGGCCTCGCGGGTTTCGTCATCCGCGCACGAGAACTCGCCGACCGCTACGGCGATCGTTTCACCCCGCCGGCCCTGCTGGTGGAGAAGGCGGAGAGGGGGGAGCGGTTCGGGGACGGGTGA
- a CDS encoding acetyl-CoA C-acetyltransferase — translation MSTEAYVYDAIRTPRGRGRANGALHGTKPIDLVVGLIHEVRRRFPGLDPAAVDDIVLGVVSPVGDQGSDIARTAAIAAGLPDTVAGVQENRFCASGLEAVNLAAAKVRSGWEDLVLAGGVESMSRVPMASDGGAWFNDPMTNLAVNFVPQGIGADLIATIEGFSRRDVDEYAALSQERAAAAWKEGRFEKSVVPVEDRSGLVLLDHDEHMRPGTTADSLAGLKPSFADIGELGGFDAVALQEYHWVEEIDHVHHAGNSSGIVDGAALVAIGSEETGERYGLRPRARIVSAAVSGSEPTIMLTGPAPATRKALARAGLTIDDIDLVEINEAFAAVVLRFVRDMGLSLDKVNVNGGAIALGHPLGATGAMILGTLIDELERQDKRYGLATLCVGGGMGIATIVERL, via the coding sequence GTGAGCACCGAAGCGTACGTGTACGACGCGATCCGCACCCCGCGTGGCCGCGGCAGGGCGAACGGCGCCCTGCACGGCACCAAGCCCATCGACCTGGTCGTCGGGCTGATCCACGAGGTCCGGCGCCGCTTCCCCGGCCTCGACCCGGCCGCCGTCGACGACATCGTGCTCGGTGTCGTGAGCCCGGTGGGCGACCAGGGCTCCGACATCGCCCGGACCGCCGCGATCGCCGCCGGACTGCCGGACACGGTCGCCGGCGTACAGGAGAACCGCTTCTGTGCGTCCGGCCTGGAAGCCGTCAACCTGGCCGCCGCGAAGGTCCGTTCCGGCTGGGAGGACCTGGTGCTGGCGGGCGGTGTCGAGTCGATGTCCCGTGTGCCGATGGCCTCGGACGGGGGCGCCTGGTTCAACGACCCGATGACCAACCTGGCGGTCAACTTCGTGCCGCAGGGCATCGGCGCCGACCTCATCGCCACCATCGAGGGCTTCTCCCGACGGGACGTCGACGAGTACGCGGCACTGTCCCAGGAGCGGGCGGCGGCGGCCTGGAAGGAGGGCCGGTTCGAGAAGTCCGTCGTCCCCGTCGAGGACCGCTCGGGTCTCGTGCTCCTCGACCACGACGAGCACATGCGGCCCGGCACGACCGCCGACTCCCTCGCGGGGCTCAAGCCGTCGTTCGCGGACATCGGCGAGCTGGGCGGATTCGACGCGGTGGCGCTGCAGGAGTACCACTGGGTCGAGGAGATCGACCACGTCCACCACGCGGGCAACTCCTCCGGCATCGTGGACGGCGCGGCCCTCGTCGCCATCGGCTCCGAGGAGACCGGCGAGCGGTACGGCCTGCGCCCGCGTGCCCGGATCGTCTCCGCCGCCGTCTCCGGCTCCGAGCCCACCATCATGCTCACCGGCCCCGCGCCCGCGACCCGCAAGGCTCTCGCCAGGGCCGGCCTGACGATCGACGACATCGACCTCGTCGAGATCAACGAGGCGTTCGCCGCCGTCGTCCTGCGTTTCGTGCGGGACATGGGGCTCTCACTCGACAAGGTCAACGTCAACGGCGGCGCGATCGCCCTCGGCCACCCACTCGGTGCGACGGGCGCGATGATCCTCGGCACGCTGATCGACGAACTGGAGCGCCAGGACAAGCGGTACGGGCTGGCCACGCTGTGCGTGGGCGGCGGCATGGGCATCGCGACGATCGTCGAACGCCTCTAG
- a CDS encoding CaiB/BaiF CoA-transferase family protein, with protein MAVAKTPGHGPLTGVRVVELAGIGPGPFAAMLLGDLGADVVRVDRPGGAGLAVNPRYDVTNRNKRSVIVDLKSPDGPNTALDLAERADILIEGYRPGVAERLGVGPEACHARNPKLVYGRMTGWGQQGPLAQRAGHDIAYIALTGALGMIGAPDTPPVAPANLLGDYAGGSLYLVVGVLAALHHARATGAGQVVDAAIVDGTAHLSTMIHGMLAAGGWQDRRAANLLDGGCPFYGTYETADGRYVAVGALEQRFYEEFVDLLGIKDRAPARKDMAARSELRETVAARFRTRTRDEWTAVFEGSDACVAPVLSLREAPDHAHLAARGTFTDFGGITQPAPAPRFSATRTSVRGGPAQPGADTADVAHDWGIPGLLTDASLQDGSPTAASSKDTD; from the coding sequence ATGGCGGTGGCGAAGACGCCCGGGCACGGCCCGCTCACCGGTGTGCGCGTCGTCGAACTCGCGGGCATCGGCCCGGGACCGTTCGCCGCCATGCTCCTCGGTGACCTCGGCGCCGATGTCGTCCGCGTCGACCGGCCGGGCGGCGCGGGCCTCGCCGTGAACCCCCGGTACGACGTCACCAACCGCAACAAGCGGTCGGTGATCGTCGACCTGAAGTCCCCGGACGGCCCGAACACCGCTCTCGACCTGGCCGAACGCGCCGACATCCTGATCGAGGGCTACCGGCCGGGCGTCGCCGAGCGCCTCGGCGTCGGCCCCGAGGCCTGCCACGCCCGCAACCCGAAGCTCGTCTACGGTCGTATGACCGGCTGGGGCCAGCAGGGCCCGCTCGCCCAGCGCGCCGGCCACGACATCGCCTACATCGCCCTCACCGGCGCCCTCGGCATGATCGGCGCCCCGGACACCCCGCCCGTCGCCCCCGCCAACCTCCTCGGCGACTACGCGGGCGGCTCGCTCTACCTCGTCGTCGGCGTCCTCGCCGCCCTCCACCACGCCCGCGCGACCGGCGCCGGCCAGGTCGTGGACGCGGCCATCGTCGACGGCACCGCGCACCTCTCCACGATGATCCACGGCATGCTCGCCGCCGGCGGCTGGCAGGACCGCCGCGCCGCCAACCTCCTCGACGGCGGCTGCCCCTTCTACGGCACCTACGAGACGGCCGACGGCCGGTACGTCGCCGTGGGCGCCCTTGAGCAGCGGTTCTACGAGGAGTTCGTCGACCTCCTCGGCATCAAGGACCGGGCCCCGGCCCGTAAGGACATGGCCGCCCGGAGCGAGCTGCGTGAGACGGTCGCGGCCCGCTTCAGGACCCGTACGAGGGACGAGTGGACGGCCGTCTTCGAAGGATCCGACGCCTGTGTGGCCCCCGTCCTGTCGTTGCGAGAGGCCCCGGACCACGCGCATCTCGCGGCCCGGGGCACCTTCACCGACTTCGGCGGCATCACCCAGCCCGCCCCCGCACCCCGCTTCTCCGCCACACGCACCTCGGTCCGCGGCGGCCCCGCCCAGCCGGGCGCAGACACGGCGGACGTGGCCCACGACTGGGGCATACCCGGCCTGCTGACGGACGCCTCCCTCCAGGACGGCTCCCCGACGGCCGCCTCCTCGAAGGACACCGACTGA
- a CDS encoding saccharopine dehydrogenase NADP-binding domain-containing protein: MSSGQGRADRAYDIVLYGATGFVGKLTAEYLAEHAPEGLRWAIAGRDADKLAALRERLPGGAEIGVLQADGADARAVRELARQTRVVATTVGPYIAYGEELVAACADEGTDYLDLTGEPEFVDLTFVRHDARARETGARIVHAAGFDSIPHDLGAYFTVRQLPQDVPITVDGFVRAEGMFSGGTFDSALTGFSRARQTMAAAQDRKRHEPRLVGRRAYAPVSAPRYAKEVGAWALPLPTIDAQVVQRSARALRRYGPDFRYRHYAAVKTLPFAVGGVAFVGAVVAAAQVPPVRRWLGDRIKPGEGPSAERRARSWFSVRFVGEGGGSRVFTEVAGGDPGYGETAKMFAESALCLALDDLPATAGQVTTAVAMGDALIERLRAAGITFRVAASR, encoded by the coding sequence ATGAGCAGCGGGCAGGGCAGGGCGGATCGGGCGTACGACATCGTGCTCTACGGGGCCACGGGGTTCGTCGGGAAGCTCACCGCGGAGTATCTCGCCGAGCACGCGCCCGAGGGGCTGCGCTGGGCGATCGCCGGGCGCGACGCGGACAAACTCGCGGCACTGCGCGAGCGGCTGCCCGGCGGCGCGGAGATCGGCGTGCTCCAGGCGGACGGGGCCGATGCGCGGGCCGTCCGCGAACTCGCCCGGCAGACACGGGTGGTGGCCACGACCGTCGGCCCGTACATCGCGTACGGCGAGGAGTTGGTGGCCGCCTGCGCCGATGAGGGAACCGACTACCTGGATCTGACCGGCGAGCCCGAATTCGTCGACCTGACGTTTGTCCGGCACGACGCACGCGCGCGCGAGACCGGCGCCCGGATCGTGCACGCCGCGGGCTTCGACTCGATACCGCACGACCTCGGGGCGTACTTCACGGTCCGTCAGCTCCCGCAGGACGTGCCGATCACCGTGGACGGGTTCGTGCGCGCCGAGGGCATGTTCTCGGGCGGTACGTTCGACTCCGCGCTCACCGGCTTCTCGCGCGCCCGGCAGACGATGGCCGCCGCGCAGGACCGCAAACGGCACGAGCCGCGGCTGGTGGGGCGGCGGGCGTACGCGCCGGTGAGCGCTCCCCGGTACGCCAAGGAGGTCGGGGCGTGGGCGCTGCCGCTGCCGACCATCGACGCGCAGGTGGTGCAGCGCTCGGCACGCGCTCTGCGCCGCTACGGGCCGGACTTCCGCTACCGCCACTACGCGGCCGTGAAGACCCTGCCGTTCGCGGTGGGCGGGGTCGCGTTCGTCGGCGCGGTCGTCGCCGCCGCCCAAGTACCGCCCGTTCGGCGCTGGTTGGGCGACCGGATCAAGCCGGGCGAGGGGCCGAGCGCGGAGCGGCGGGCGAGGAGCTGGTTCTCGGTGCGGTTCGTGGGTGAGGGCGGCGGGAGCCGCGTCTTCACTGAGGTCGCGGGCGGCGATCCCGGCTACGGCGAGACGGCGAAGATGTTCGCCGAGTCCGCGCTGTGCCTGGCCCTCGACGACCTCCCGGCCACGGCGGGTCAGGTCACCACGGCGGTCGCGATGGGCGACGCGCTCATCGAACGGCTGCGCGCGGCGGGGATCACGTTCCGCGTGGCGGCGTCCCGGTAG
- a CDS encoding plasmid stabilization protein, which translates to MPRGSSPKRERQYEHIKESAKDRGESESRAEEIAARTVNKERARSGESKTASRTSTQDMSSSKRGGQRSHKGSEGPTYDQLYEEAKRRNIHGRSDMNKSQLKRALGGK; encoded by the coding sequence ATGCCACGCGGTTCGAGCCCCAAGAGGGAACGCCAGTACGAGCACATCAAGGAAAGCGCCAAGGACCGCGGTGAGAGCGAGTCGCGCGCCGAGGAGATCGCCGCCCGGACCGTCAACAAGGAGCGCGCCCGGTCGGGCGAGTCCAAGACGGCGAGCCGCACCTCCACCCAGGACATGTCGTCCAGCAAGCGCGGCGGCCAGCGCTCGCACAAGGGGTCCGAGGGGCCCACGTACGACCAGCTCTACGAAGAGGCCAAGCGACGCAACATCCACGGCCGTTCGGACATGAACAAGAGCCAGCTCAAGCGGGCCCTGGGCGGCAAGTAG
- a CDS encoding SsgA family sporulation/cell division regulator: protein MSTVIEQPVEARLVAAAPRMPSIPATLHYDRRDPFAVRMTFPAPATLEGVEVCWTFARELLVTGMEESVGHGDVRVRPYGYERLVLEFHAPEGTAVIHVHTSEVRRFLERSTELVPLGLEHHHVDLDHDLAELMRDAC from the coding sequence TTGTCCACCGTCATCGAGCAGCCCGTAGAGGCCCGTCTCGTCGCCGCCGCGCCGCGGATGCCGAGCATTCCCGCAACGCTCCACTACGACCGTCGCGACCCCTTCGCCGTCCGCATGACCTTCCCCGCCCCGGCCACGCTGGAGGGTGTCGAGGTCTGCTGGACCTTCGCCCGCGAACTCCTCGTCACCGGTATGGAGGAGTCCGTCGGCCACGGGGACGTACGGGTCCGCCCGTACGGCTACGAGCGGCTGGTCCTGGAGTTCCACGCCCCGGAGGGCACCGCCGTGATACACGTCCACACCAGTGAGGTACGGCGCTTCCTGGAACGTTCGACCGAGCTGGTGCCGCTCGGCCTGGAGCACCACCATGTCGACCTGGACCACGACCTGGCCGAGCTGATGCGGGACGCCTGCTGA
- a CDS encoding ABC-F family ATP-binding cassette domain-containing protein produces MSTPLSLTCTSLSFAWPVGTPVFDDLQIAFGPGRTGLVGVNGSGKSTLLKLIAGELTPTEGTVRVVGDVGYLPQNVTLDTGLKVDEALGIAAARAALHAIEAGDVAEEHFAAVGDDWDVEERAVATLAQLGLGHVDLDRTIGEVSGGESVLLRLASLLLCRPGVLLLDEPTNNLDLYARRRLYDAVSSWSGVMIVVSHDRELLELVDQIADLHDGEVTWYGGSYSVYEEALATEQEAAERMVRVAEADLKKQKRELVDAQVKLARRKRFGQKMFEQKRVPKIVAGARKRAAQESAGKHRVLHEERLAGAKERLDEAVEAVRDEDEIRVELPYTAVPPGRTVLNLLDLELKYGARVRGGFDLRGPERIALIGRNGAGKTTLLRTIAGELEPVSGETTAHVPLRFLPQRLDVLDDDLTVAENVARFAPDATNNRVRARLARFLFRGARADQPVATLSGGERFRAALAALMLAEPAPQLLMLDEPTNNLDMASVRQLTTALESYEGALIVAGHDLPFLESLGITRWLLMEEGELRTTTPEEIASTG; encoded by the coding sequence ATGTCTACTCCCTTGTCCCTCACCTGCACGTCCCTGTCCTTCGCCTGGCCCGTCGGCACCCCCGTCTTCGACGATCTGCAGATCGCGTTCGGCCCCGGCCGGACCGGGCTCGTCGGCGTCAACGGGTCGGGAAAATCAACCCTGTTGAAGCTGATCGCCGGTGAACTCACTCCCACCGAGGGCACTGTCCGCGTGGTCGGCGACGTCGGCTACCTCCCGCAGAACGTCACGCTCGACACCGGCCTGAAGGTCGACGAGGCGCTCGGCATCGCCGCCGCCCGCGCCGCGCTGCACGCCATCGAGGCGGGCGACGTGGCCGAGGAGCATTTCGCGGCGGTCGGCGACGACTGGGACGTCGAGGAGCGCGCCGTGGCGACCCTCGCCCAACTCGGCCTCGGCCACGTCGACCTGGACCGCACGATCGGCGAGGTCTCGGGCGGCGAGTCGGTGCTGCTGCGTCTGGCCTCGCTGCTGCTGTGCCGGCCCGGCGTCCTGCTCCTGGACGAGCCGACCAACAACCTCGACCTGTACGCGCGGCGCCGGCTGTACGACGCGGTCTCGTCGTGGTCCGGCGTCATGATCGTGGTCAGCCACGACCGTGAACTCCTCGAACTGGTCGACCAGATCGCCGATCTGCACGACGGTGAGGTCACCTGGTACGGCGGCAGCTACTCCGTGTACGAGGAGGCCCTCGCCACCGAACAGGAGGCCGCCGAGCGGATGGTGCGGGTCGCCGAGGCCGACCTGAAGAAGCAGAAGCGCGAACTCGTCGACGCACAGGTCAAGTTGGCCCGTCGCAAGCGGTTCGGGCAGAAGATGTTCGAACAGAAGCGGGTGCCGAAGATCGTCGCGGGGGCCCGCAAGCGCGCGGCCCAGGAGTCCGCGGGCAAGCACCGCGTCCTGCACGAGGAGCGACTGGCCGGAGCCAAGGAGCGGTTGGACGAGGCGGTGGAGGCCGTCCGGGACGAGGACGAGATCCGCGTCGAGCTGCCGTACACGGCGGTGCCCCCGGGCCGTACCGTCCTCAACCTGCTGGATCTGGAGCTGAAGTACGGCGCCCGGGTGCGCGGCGGGTTCGATCTGCGCGGCCCCGAGCGGATCGCGCTGATCGGCCGCAACGGCGCGGGCAAAACCACGCTGCTGCGGACGATCGCGGGCGAGCTGGAGCCGGTGAGCGGTGAGACGACGGCGCACGTCCCGCTGCGTTTCCTGCCACAGCGGCTCGACGTCCTCGACGACGATCTGACCGTCGCCGAGAACGTGGCCCGGTTCGCGCCGGACGCCACCAACAACCGGGTGCGGGCCCGTCTCGCCCGCTTCCTCTTCCGGGGCGCGCGTGCCGACCAGCCGGTGGCGACACTGTCCGGCGGGGAGCGCTTCCGGGCCGCCCTCGCCGCCCTGATGCTCGCGGAGCCCGCCCCGCAGCTGCTGATGCTGGACGAGCCGACGAACAACCTCGACATGGCGAGCGTGCGGCAGCTGACCACCGCCCTGGAGTCGTACGAGGGCGCGCTGATCGTGGCCGGCCACGACCTGCCGTTCCTGGAGTCGCTCGGGATCACCCGCTGGCTGCTGATGGAGGAGGGAGAGCTGCGCACGACCACGCCGGAGGAGATCGCGTCGACGGGCTGA
- the ddaH gene encoding dimethylargininase — protein MPSKKALVRRPSPRLAEGLVTHVERTEVDVDLAVEQWEAYGEALRAHGWETIEVEPADDCPDAVFVEDTVVLYRNVALIARPGAESRREETEGIEEAVAALGCSVNWVWEPGTLEGGDVLKVGDTVFVGRGGRTNAAGVRQLRAAFEPLGARVVSVPVSRVLHLKSAVTALPDGTVVGHIPKMDTPSLFGRFLPVPEEAGAHVVLLGGDKLLMAASAPKTAELYADLGYEPVMVDISEFEKLEGCVTCLSVRLRELYA, from the coding sequence GTGCCCAGCAAGAAGGCCCTCGTCCGCCGTCCCAGCCCGCGCCTGGCCGAAGGGCTGGTCACCCACGTCGAACGCACGGAGGTGGACGTCGACCTCGCGGTCGAGCAGTGGGAGGCGTACGGGGAGGCCCTGCGCGCCCACGGCTGGGAGACCATCGAGGTGGAGCCGGCCGACGACTGCCCGGACGCGGTGTTCGTCGAGGACACCGTGGTCCTGTACCGGAACGTGGCGCTGATCGCACGCCCCGGCGCCGAATCCCGGCGGGAGGAGACCGAAGGGATCGAGGAGGCCGTGGCCGCGCTCGGCTGCTCGGTGAACTGGGTCTGGGAGCCGGGCACACTGGAGGGCGGTGACGTCCTCAAGGTCGGGGACACGGTGTTCGTGGGCCGGGGCGGGCGCACCAACGCGGCCGGGGTGCGGCAGCTGCGGGCGGCGTTCGAGCCGCTCGGCGCGCGGGTGGTCTCCGTACCCGTGAGCAGGGTGCTGCATCTGAAGTCGGCGGTCACCGCGCTGCCCGACGGCACGGTCGTCGGGCACATCCCGAAGATGGACACGCCGTCGCTGTTCGGCCGCTTCCTGCCGGTGCCGGAGGAGGCCGGGGCGCATGTGGTGCTGCTCGGCGGCGACAAGCTGCTGATGGCGGCGAGCGCGCCGAAGACCGCGGAGCTGTACGCCGACCTCGGGTACGAGCCCGTCATGGTCGACATCAGCGAGTTCGAGAAGCTCGAAGGCTGTGTGACATGTCTCTCCGTGCGACTGCGGGAGCTGTACGCCTGA
- a CDS encoding acyl-ACP desaturase codes for MSITSPHLGSPSTAWTDARLLYALEEVVEKELNRHLKVTKDWMPHEYVPWGDGRNFPGLFEDGEAWEKGQSKVTEIGRIALVVNLLTEDNLPSYHHEIAALFGRDGAWGTWVHRWTAEEGRHGIVMRDYLLASRAVDPDKLEEFRMAHMSEGFESDNRHSMLHTVAYVAFQELATRVSHRNTGHQSGDPVCDRMLARIATDENLHMVFYRNLLKAAFELAPDLTMQAVRDVVVDFRMPGHGMPGFERAAAQMAIGEVYNMRIHHDDVLQPVLRFLKVMEIDDLGPEGTKAQEELGLYMDGLDAEARKFDERLAVRKARMAARARA; via the coding sequence GTGTCGATCACTTCTCCTCACCTCGGCAGCCCGTCCACCGCCTGGACCGATGCGCGGCTGCTCTACGCGCTGGAAGAAGTCGTCGAGAAGGAACTCAACCGGCATCTGAAGGTCACCAAGGACTGGATGCCGCACGAGTACGTGCCGTGGGGTGACGGCCGCAACTTCCCCGGCCTCTTCGAGGACGGCGAGGCCTGGGAGAAGGGCCAGTCGAAGGTCACCGAGATCGGCCGGATCGCGCTGGTCGTGAACCTGCTCACGGAGGACAACCTCCCCAGCTACCACCACGAGATCGCCGCCCTCTTCGGCCGCGACGGCGCCTGGGGCACCTGGGTGCACCGCTGGACCGCCGAGGAGGGCCGGCACGGCATCGTGATGCGCGACTACCTGCTCGCCTCGCGCGCGGTGGACCCGGACAAGCTCGAAGAGTTCCGCATGGCCCACATGAGTGAGGGCTTCGAGTCGGACAACCGGCACTCGATGCTCCACACGGTCGCGTACGTCGCCTTCCAGGAGCTGGCCACCCGCGTCTCGCACCGCAACACCGGCCACCAGTCCGGCGACCCGGTCTGCGACCGCATGCTCGCCCGTATCGCGACGGACGAGAACCTGCACATGGTGTTCTACCGGAACCTGCTGAAGGCCGCCTTCGAGCTGGCTCCCGATCTGACGATGCAGGCCGTCCGCGACGTCGTCGTCGACTTCCGGATGCCCGGCCACGGTATGCCCGGCTTCGAGCGCGCCGCCGCGCAGATGGCCATCGGCGAGGTCTACAACATGCGCATCCACCACGACGACGTCCTTCAGCCCGTCCTCCGCTTCCTGAAGGTCATGGAGATCGACGACCTCGGGCCGGAGGGCACCAAGGCGCAGGAGGAGCTCGGCCTCTACATGGACGGACTCGACGCGGAGGCCCGCAAGTTCGACGAGAGGCTCGCGGTGCGCAAGGCGCGGATGGCGGCACGGGCCAGAGCGTAA
- a CDS encoding WhiB family transcriptional regulator has product MHKDTISPIDSVWQERALCAQTGADFFFPEPGSSVREAKRICGMCEMRTACLEYALANDERFGVWGGLSEKERLRLRRTERV; this is encoded by the coding sequence ATGCACAAGGACACGATCAGCCCAATCGACAGCGTCTGGCAGGAGCGGGCACTGTGTGCGCAGACGGGGGCCGACTTCTTCTTTCCCGAGCCCGGCAGCTCGGTGCGTGAGGCGAAGCGCATCTGCGGTATGTGCGAGATGCGCACCGCCTGTCTTGAGTACGCACTGGCCAACGACGAGCGGTTCGGTGTCTGGGGCGGCCTCTCGGAGAAGGAAAGACTCCGGCTCCGGCGCACCGAACGCGTCTGA